TGCCGGAGCTTTGGATCAACACAGACTCCGCAAAAGAAAAAGGCTTGAAAATGAAAGCACTCTCCAATAGAACTTTGAATATTGCCGCCAGCTTGACGGTTGCCATTGATACTTTAGCAAAGCAGATGATTGCCGACGGCAAGGACGTCGTAAGCCTTGGCGCTGGTGAGCCGGACTTCCCTACCCCGGAACCCATCCGCGCAGCAGCCTGCAAGGCAATTAACGATGGCAAGACCCGTTACACCGCTCCCGTAGGCATTATGGAAGTGCGTAAAGCCGTGGCAAAAAAGCTGAAGGACGAGAACGGTCTGGACTACAAGCCGGAACAGATTATCATGACTAGCGGCGCAAAGCACGCTGTGTTCAATTCCCTTGCAGCCCTGGTAAATCCGGGCGATGAAGTCATTGTTCCTGCGCCCTACTGGGTAACCTATCCAGAATTGGTGAAATGGTTAGGCGGTACTCCTGTTTTTGTACAGGCCACTAAGGACGCCAAGTTCAAGATTACCGCGGAACAACTCCGCGCAGCCATCACTGACAAGACTAAGGCAATCTTGCTGAACAATCCCTGCAACCCCACTGGCGCAGTTTACACCAAGGAAGAACTGGGTGAATTGGCTAAGGTCATCGTTGAAAAGGACATCTATTGCATTTCCGACGAAGTGTATGAATACTTCGTTTACGACACTGAGTTTGTTTCCGCAGCCGCATTCCCGGGCATGGCAGAACGCACCATTGTCATTAACGGTTTCTCCAAGTCCCACTGCATGACGGGTTGGCGTATTGGTTACGATGCCGCCCCCGCTGAAATCGCAAAGATCATAGGCAAGATCCAGGGGCAGGCAACTCATCACCCCAGCAATGTGGCTCAGTATGCAGCTCTCGGCGCTCTCGAAATGGACAAGTCCAACGTGGAAGCCATGCAGGCAGCATTCCTCAAGCGTCGTAATTACATGCTGAAGCGTACCGCCGAAATTCTTCCCGTTCCTGCTCATGCACCGGAAGGAGCCTTCTATCTGTTCGCTCCCGTGAATAGCTTCTATGGCAAGAAGACTCCTGAGGGCAAGACCATCGGTGGCTCCATCGAGCTTTGCGAATACCTGCTGCAGTCCCAAGGTCTGGCCATCGTGCCGGGTGCTGCATTCGGTGACGACACCTGCGTCCGTTTCTCTTACGCAGCTAGCGATGAAACCCTTGAAAAAGCCTGCGACAGATTTATTGCAGGACTAAAAACACTGAATTAAGTTACGAGTTACGAGATACGAATTATGAGTTAGGAGATATGAGATACGAGTTATTTCATAATTTATAATTCATAATTCATAATTATTATCAGTCTATGCGTTCTTTCCAAATTGTCACTCCTGATGACTCCAAGCCTTTTACCATAGGCCGCAAGTCTGAAAACAGCCTGGTGCTGGATAACCTGATGGTGTCCAGACATCATGCGGTGTTGGAGTGCATCTCTGGAAAATGGACTCTGCGGAACTTAACAGGAAACAGCCTCACTCAGTTGAATGGTGAAGATGTTCCCTTCAGTGAAAATCCGGACGAATCCCGTGGTTTACCTGTAGAAGATGGTGATATCATCCTCATCGGAACCCAGCAGATCCGCGCTTCCTTCAAGGATAACCATCTGACGCTTCTGTTGGTGAACTCCACCGCCAGTACAGAAACTGGATTGCCGGAAGGCGTTTCCGCCCGTCTGGAAAAAGATGGAGCACATCTGCAGTTTAGGGAGAAGTTCATCTCTCCCGAGGGAAAAAGTGTAAGTCAGAAGAAGCTTAACGAAGGCGAATCCATCCGGATGCCGGGTTATGAAATTTCCTGCAGCGCAGGGAACGTCACCTGCAGGGAAACTCCCGTAGGTTATGACGTACACGCCCAGAATCTTGATGTTTACGCCGGCAAGAAACGATTGCTTCAGGATGTAAACTTCGATCTTCCTGCAGGTGAAATTCTCGCTATCATCGGTCGCTCCGGACAGGGAAAGTCTACACTTCTGAAATTGCTCCAGGGCATTAACCGCAGTGGAGAAAACTCCAAGGTTTATATTGGCGGTCTGGATTACCGCAATACGGAAATCCGCAAGCGCATCGCATTCCTGGAACAGGACCCCCAGCTCCGTATGGATTTGACCGTACGGGAGACGCTTCTTGATGGTGGCCGCGTATCCATGAACAAACTTGACTTCAAGCAGAACGTTCAGGGGCGACTGGAAAAGTTCTGCGAACTTTTCGGGCTCAGCCAACGTATGGATAATGGCGTTAGGACGCTCTCCGGCGGCGAGCTTCGCCGCGTCGCCCTGGCCCGCGAGTTGATGGGAAGTCCCGGTCTGATTATTCTGGATGAACCCCTCTCTGGTCTTGATCCCTACAACTCTAGAATTCTCTGTTCCCACTTGAAACAGCTGGCATTCCTGGGCCACACGGTCATACTTACCACCCACAGCTACGAGGCGCTGAAGGTTGCAAACAAGCTGTTAATCATCCATCAGGGGCATCAGGTATTCTACGGTTCCCCCGCGGAGGCCTATGGCCACTTCCAGACGGAAGACGCCGAGGAAATCCTCTCCAGCCTTAAGGACGAACAGTCCATCGACCGTGAAGAAAAATACTCCAGGCAAACCCGAGCCGGCCTCGTACCCTACATCCCGTCCAAGAATCTTTACTTCCCGAAAACTCATCTTGCACCGGTTTTCTTGTACAAGGTGGGGCTTACCGCAAAGCAGTGGTTCAGGGACAAGGGCAAGGCTCTAGCGATATTACTTCAGCCCTTGATCATCGGGTTCCTGTTCTCCCAGATTTTCTCCAGTTTGTCCTCCCTCTGGATTGTTGCGTTTGCCGTCATCCTGTCAGCAAACTGGCTGGCACTATCCCTCTCCATTCGCGAGATTGTTGCGGAAAAGGAAATCCTCATGGGAGAATTCCGTAAAGGCGTAAAGGTGCTACCCACCATTACCGCCAAGATGTTCCTGCCTGTGATTGCTGCCTGGATTCAGACCTTGATTGTATTCGCCTTCGTGAACTTCAGGATTTCAGTACATTGGCAGCCCATGATGTTGGTGGCATTCCTCGCCATGGTCCTTCCCGCAGTTGCTGTAGGCTTAATGGTCAGCGCCTTCTCCAAGAATTCTGGCCAGGCAAACGCATTGCTACCCTTATTGATTATCCCCCAAGTCGCTTTGGCGGGAGCTTTGGTTCCCATGGACCAAATGTTACCCACAGGCAGAATCCTTTCAACCATTATCTGGTCCAAGTACAACCAGAGAAGTCTCCTGAATCTTCTTTTGGAGCGCGAAGACCCTCTTTCGAACGCACTTGCTGCCATCGCCATCGCCGTAGGTTGTTATATTGTGATGGCAATTAAACTTTACACGTCCAAGAAAGCAAAATGATCGCACCGCAGAAACCTGAAATTTTTCCTCGTCCATTTAACGAAAACTATGACCTGATCGGCACCCTGGGAAGGGGTGGCATGGGCAATGTCTACAAGGCCATGGACAAGAGGTTAAATCGCGAAGTTGCGTTCAAGATTCTTGACGCATCCTCCGATACGGAAGCCATCAAGCGTTTCTATCTGGAAGCCCAGGCCATGAAGGAGCTGGACCACCAGAACGTGGTTCACGTATTCGACTTCGGTCAGGAAAAGAGCCAGCTGTTCATTTCCATGACATACGTCGAAGGCACCAACCTGTCCGAGATCCTTCACAACAAGGAACAGCTTTCTTTCGACGCCATCGAAGTGATCATCCGTCAGATTGCCCGCGGCCTTCTTTATGCACACGGCAAGGGCATTGTCCATCGTGACGTGAAGCCATCCAACATCATGCTGACTCGCGACAACCGCGTCTACATCATGGACTTTGGCATCTCCTACGTCCAGGAAATGGAAAAGGAACGCCTGACCCGCACCGGCATGACCATGGGAACTCCGGAATACATGAGCCCGGAACAGTGTCACGGCGATAGCGTCACCCTGCAGTCTGACATTTACAGCATGGGCGTCATCCTTTATGAGATGACTTGCGGACGCCTCCCCTTCGAAGGAAACCGCCCCGTGGAAATCGCACTGAAGCATGTGCAGGAACCGCCTCCGGCACCGGAACTGTTCCGCAAGGATATGCCCCCGGGACTTTCCGCCTTGATCCTCAAGTGCCTCAAGAAAAAGCTGAACGAACGCTTCCACGACATGCAGGAATTCCTGGATGCCTGTGACCAGGTCTTTGGCGATAAGGACCGTCAGCGTCTTACAGGAAGTCACACTCCCCTACGCCGCCATACCGTTTCCATCACGGACATGGCCAACAAGATTTCTCCCAAAGCCAAGGAACTGCAGCGCAAGCTTGCTGCTCTCGCCATCTTTATCTTCCCGCTGATCATCATGCTCCTGATCCTGCTGATGCTCACCCACAAGCCGGAAAGCACCCTGCGAGAACTGGAATGGACCGAAGCCCTGGGCAATTACGAAACCAAGGCTCTGGAAGTGGACGAAACCGACGGCTATCCTCTTTCCAACCTGAACGACAACGATCTGAAGACCGCCTGGCTCTATACCAAGCCCCAAAAGCCTCAGAATCCAGTCCTCACCCTTTACTTTGATTGCAACGCAGTGATTACCCACTTCGGTATTGCCATCGGTTACCAGAAGTCCGTAGACGATGCCTTCGGAGACCGTTTCCGCATCTTCAAGAAGCCCCGCACCATCACTCTTGAAACCAAGGACGGATTCAAGCAGAAGGTCAAGCTGGACAACGTGAAGGGCATGCAGTACCCCAACATCCAGGCCATGGAATCTACCGAACTGAAGATCTACCTGGAAGATGTGTACGAAGCGGAGAATGCAGATTTCGCCATTTCCGAAATCCGCCTGCTGGGCATGGAACTGCCCTAGTCCCTAGTTTCTAGTCCCTAGTTTCTAGTCCCTAGTTTCTAGTCCCTAGTTTCTAGTCTCTAGTTTCTAGTCTCTAGTTTCTAGTCTCTAGTTTCTAGTCTCTAATTAATAGATAGCCACAAGGCTCGAATTTAAATGGGGAAATGCGCAACGGTTGTTGTGCATTCTTTTCACACTCAAAAAAGGAAATCCCCATGAATAAGAATCCGCAGGATATCAATGCAAGTAAGACAAACAACAAGCCCAAGGGAAACTTCGTCGAGACCCAGGCTTCCGCATTCTTAATGCGTCAAGGATTCAAGATCCTGGCTCGCAATTACGCCTATCGAGGTGGAGAACTGGACATTGTGGCGCAAGAAAACGAGACCATCGTATTTGTAGAAGTGAAGTCCGTATGGAACAACCAGCAGGGAAATCCTGCCGCCCGCGTCAATCGGGACAAGCAGAAGAAAATCTGGCAGACCGCCTGCCATTTCCTTTCCACACAAAAGGAATTCGCCCCCAAAGGTTTTGACACCCCTTGCCGTTTTGATGTTTTAAGCGCCCGCATGTACCAGAAGCCCCTGACATTCAGTCATATCAGGAACGCCTTCGAAGGCTCTCAGGTCATCCCCCGCTGTTAATGGATTCTAGGAGTTCCTCAGCTGGTGATTCAACTCGTTCAGCATGAGGAACTGTTCGGAATTATCCTTGTTGAGTTTTACATAACTCATATGGATGGACAGAGGAATCTTGCTGTTTCTATTATAACGCAAGACGTCGTTTCTGATTTCTTCATCCAGGACCTTGATGATCGCATCCGCCTGAGTGTTCAGAAGCACCACGAATTTATCCGTGGCGAAGCGGACTACAGTTCCCATGTCACCAACAGCCTCGTTCAGAAAGGCGGCTGCGCACACGATGGAATTATCCACTTCCTTATAGCCGTGTTCATCACAGATGGAATCCAAGGTGTCCAGATGGATTAAAAAGCCGGTTACTCGATTCTTTGCCACAATTTTATCGAAGCAGGCATCCATATAGGAACGTTTGTATACGCCGGTCTGCTCATCACGATAAGCATTTTCATTCTTGAGTCCCGCAAGAATACTTGTAATACCTACCGCGATACTTGGAGAAATGACGGATACGCCATAGAAATTGGACTGGATGATTACCGCTACGGCAATTGGGACAATATAACCGGCCACAGGGAAACTCTTCATGAAGCCGCCCTTTCTACGGCAGCGGGTATACAAAAGCAAACCATCCAGCACAAAGATTGCATCCGTGAACAGGTTGATGTAGTAGCCAATGCTGCGGACGTAATTACCCTGGTTATCGATGGTAAATGCAATAGGATAGAAATGGTTGATTAAAATCAAGCTGAATGGGACGCAAAGGAGAACTCTCATGAAGGTGAGATGTCTTCTGCTGACACCTCCTTCTAGATGTACCGCCAAAAAATAAACCCAGAAAAAGCAGATGACACCGTAGGAAACAAACAGAATGTCATTGGAGATGTATGCAATGATTTGAAACAACTTTCCGGGAATACCATCCACATAATATGCAATCGGATCCAGGAAGCAGGAAGCTATACAAGTTGTCACCATCATCATAATGGCAACATTCTCACTTGTACGACGGCGAAGACGCCAGGCATTTTCGAAAAAGAGAATCACCAGAAGCATCAGACCGATATAGTTTCCGACGCAAACAGTTCTCAAGTTATACAAGTGTTCCATAACAGCCCTACTAAAAGTGAGTAAAATATAATAATATATCCTTTTGTAAATACTATATTAACATCATGCGATTTGAAGTACATCCATTGAATCCTCAGGCCCGCATCGTAAAGCTGGCCGCCGCCGCCCTGGAAGACGACGGTCTTGTACTCTACCCTACCGAATCCGGATACGCCATCGGCTGCAACGCCGAATCCCCCAAGGCCATCCACAAGCTTTACGCCCTCAAAAAGCCTATGAAGAAGTTCTTCATGGCTCTGATCATCCCCGACATTCGAGCCGCAACCGACTATGCCCGCGTGGACAACTTCGCCTTCAACATCATGAAGCCCCGCGTTCCCGGTCCCTTCACCTTCATTCTTCCGGCAGATCCGCACATCGCCCGCCGCCTGGACGTGAAGCGCCCAGAAATCGGCGTCAGAATGCCTACCCACCCCTTCTTCAAGGAACTGTTCCAGCACTTCGACAAGCCCATCCTCAGCACCGCAGCAAAGCTCAGCGAAGAGGACATCTACGAGCCCGACGATCTCTGGAAGACCTTCGAACACTCCGTCGACATGATGGTTGACTGCGGCCCTATCGAAATCAAGCCCACCAACATCATCAGCCTGGTGAACCACCACGAAGTAGAAATCATCCGCGGCGAACTAGACCCCGAAATATAATCGTTCAGTATTTCTAAAAACGACGAAAGCCCTGCGAAACCCGCAGGGCTGTTCTATTTGTGATTATGTTCTGATCCGATTGACAAAGAAAGCGAAAACAAAAAACAGCCCCGCGATGTACGAAGAGGCTGTTCAATTAGTGTTTTGGTGATTGAATCGGAGCGACTCCAACCCACTAAACCATTGCGGCGCTGAATTCAGCTTCGGTGACCAGTTCTTCACCGATGAACACCTGACCGGCATACTTGAAGATGCCGCGGCGAGCCATGCGAAGGTCAGTGAGGCGAACCTTCAAAATGATATCGGTGGGAGGAATCACAGCCTTACGGAAGCGGCAGTTTTCCACACCCATGAATGCCGGGCGCTTGCCAACAGTCTTTTCTTCCATAGCGATCATGGTCAGAAGAGTGGCGGCCTGAGCCATGGATTCAATCTGG
This portion of the Fibrobacter sp. UWEL genome encodes:
- a CDS encoding pyridoxal phosphate-dependent aminotransferase; this translates as MKALSNRTLNIAASLTVAIDTLAKQMIADGKDVVSLGAGEPDFPTPEPIRAAACKAINDGKTRYTAPVGIMEVRKAVAKKLKDENGLDYKPEQIIMTSGAKHAVFNSLAALVNPGDEVIVPAPYWVTYPELVKWLGGTPVFVQATKDAKFKITAEQLRAAITDKTKAILLNNPCNPTGAVYTKEELGELAKVIVEKDIYCISDEVYEYFVYDTEFVSAAAFPGMAERTIVINGFSKSHCMTGWRIGYDAAPAEIAKIIGKIQGQATHHPSNVAQYAALGALEMDKSNVEAMQAAFLKRRNYMLKRTAEILPVPAHAPEGAFYLFAPVNSFYGKKTPEGKTIGGSIELCEYLLQSQGLAIVPGAAFGDDTCVRFSYAASDETLEKACDRFIAGLKTLN
- a CDS encoding ATP-binding cassette domain-containing protein — its product is MRSFQIVTPDDSKPFTIGRKSENSLVLDNLMVSRHHAVLECISGKWTLRNLTGNSLTQLNGEDVPFSENPDESRGLPVEDGDIILIGTQQIRASFKDNHLTLLLVNSTASTETGLPEGVSARLEKDGAHLQFREKFISPEGKSVSQKKLNEGESIRMPGYEISCSAGNVTCRETPVGYDVHAQNLDVYAGKKRLLQDVNFDLPAGEILAIIGRSGQGKSTLLKLLQGINRSGENSKVYIGGLDYRNTEIRKRIAFLEQDPQLRMDLTVRETLLDGGRVSMNKLDFKQNVQGRLEKFCELFGLSQRMDNGVRTLSGGELRRVALARELMGSPGLIILDEPLSGLDPYNSRILCSHLKQLAFLGHTVILTTHSYEALKVANKLLIIHQGHQVFYGSPAEAYGHFQTEDAEEILSSLKDEQSIDREEKYSRQTRAGLVPYIPSKNLYFPKTHLAPVFLYKVGLTAKQWFRDKGKALAILLQPLIIGFLFSQIFSSLSSLWIVAFAVILSANWLALSLSIREIVAEKEILMGEFRKGVKVLPTITAKMFLPVIAAWIQTLIVFAFVNFRISVHWQPMMLVAFLAMVLPAVAVGLMVSAFSKNSGQANALLPLLIIPQVALAGALVPMDQMLPTGRILSTIIWSKYNQRSLLNLLLEREDPLSNALAAIAIAVGCYIVMAIKLYTSKKAK
- a CDS encoding serine/threonine-protein kinase, translating into MIAPQKPEIFPRPFNENYDLIGTLGRGGMGNVYKAMDKRLNREVAFKILDASSDTEAIKRFYLEAQAMKELDHQNVVHVFDFGQEKSQLFISMTYVEGTNLSEILHNKEQLSFDAIEVIIRQIARGLLYAHGKGIVHRDVKPSNIMLTRDNRVYIMDFGISYVQEMEKERLTRTGMTMGTPEYMSPEQCHGDSVTLQSDIYSMGVILYEMTCGRLPFEGNRPVEIALKHVQEPPPAPELFRKDMPPGLSALILKCLKKKLNERFHDMQEFLDACDQVFGDKDRQRLTGSHTPLRRHTVSITDMANKISPKAKELQRKLAALAIFIFPLIIMLLILLMLTHKPESTLRELEWTEALGNYETKALEVDETDGYPLSNLNDNDLKTAWLYTKPQKPQNPVLTLYFDCNAVITHFGIAIGYQKSVDDAFGDRFRIFKKPRTITLETKDGFKQKVKLDNVKGMQYPNIQAMESTELKIYLEDVYEAENADFAISEIRLLGMELP
- a CDS encoding YraN family protein, giving the protein MNKNPQDINASKTNNKPKGNFVETQASAFLMRQGFKILARNYAYRGGELDIVAQENETIVFVEVKSVWNNQQGNPAARVNRDKQKKIWQTACHFLSTQKEFAPKGFDTPCRFDVLSARMYQKPLTFSHIRNAFEGSQVIPRC
- a CDS encoding GGDEF domain-containing protein, which gives rise to MEHLYNLRTVCVGNYIGLMLLVILFFENAWRLRRRTSENVAIMMMVTTCIASCFLDPIAYYVDGIPGKLFQIIAYISNDILFVSYGVICFFWVYFLAVHLEGGVSRRHLTFMRVLLCVPFSLILINHFYPIAFTIDNQGNYVRSIGYYINLFTDAIFVLDGLLLYTRCRRKGGFMKSFPVAGYIVPIAVAVIIQSNFYGVSVISPSIAVGITSILAGLKNENAYRDEQTGVYKRSYMDACFDKIVAKNRVTGFLIHLDTLDSICDEHGYKEVDNSIVCAAAFLNEAVGDMGTVVRFATDKFVVLLNTQADAIIKVLDEEIRNDVLRYNRNSKIPLSIHMSYVKLNKDNSEQFLMLNELNHQLRNS
- a CDS encoding L-threonylcarbamoyladenylate synthase, translating into MRFEVHPLNPQARIVKLAAAALEDDGLVLYPTESGYAIGCNAESPKAIHKLYALKKPMKKFFMALIIPDIRAATDYARVDNFAFNIMKPRVPGPFTFILPADPHIARRLDVKRPEIGVRMPTHPFFKELFQHFDKPILSTAAKLSEEDIYEPDDLWKTFEHSVDMMVDCGPIEIKPTNIISLVNHHEVEIIRGELDPEI
- a CDS encoding 3-hydroxyacyl-ACP dehydratase FabZ family protein, with the protein product MSLLDSLKKSDKEGVLYGEDVCHEVLPQKFPFAFVDEILELNVGDGTAENPPSLVGRMHVTGEQDFFKGHFPGNPVMPGVIQIESMAQAATLLTMIAMEEKTVGKRPAFMGVENCRFRKAVIPPTDIILKVRLTDLRMARRGIFKYAGQVFIGEELVTEAEFSAAMV